In Aphelocoma coerulescens isolate FSJ_1873_10779 chromosome 3, UR_Acoe_1.0, whole genome shotgun sequence, a single window of DNA contains:
- the SMYD2 gene encoding N-lysine methyltransferase SMYD2 isoform X2, whose translation MHKLECASMCAFGQNWHPSETVRLTARILAKQQIHPERTQSEKLFAVKEFESHLDKLDNEKRELIQNDIAALHHFYSKHLDYPDNAALVVLFAQVNCNGFTIEDEELSHLGSAIFPDVALMNHSCCPNVIVTYKGTLAEVRAVREIEPGEEIFSSYIDLLYPTEDRNDRLRDSYFFSCDCRECVTKEKDKEKLEICKLNDPPSAETVKDMIKYARNVIEEFRRAKHYKSPSELLEICELSLDKMGAVFEDSNVYMLHMMYQAMGVCLYVQDWEGALRYGQKIIRPYSKHYPSYSLNVASMWLKLGRLYMALKNRTAGVKALKRAIAIMEVAHGKDHPYISEIKKELEDH comes from the exons ATGCACAAGCTGGAGTGTGCCTCCATGTGTGCCTTTGGGCAGAACTGGCATCCCTCAGAGACTGTGAGGCTAACAGCAAGGATCCTTGCCAAACAG CAAATTCACCCTGAAAGAACACAATCAGAGAAGCTGTTTGCTGTAAAAGAGTTTGAATCAC acctTGACAAACTAGACAATGAAAAGAGAGAGCTGATTCAGAACGACATTGCTGCTCTTCATCACTTTTACTCAAAGCACTTGGACTACCCTGACAATGCTGCCCTTGTAGTTCTCTTTGCACAA gTTAACTGTAATGGCTTCACAATTGAAGATGAAGAACTCTCTCATTTGGGATCAGCCATATTTCCTGA TGTTGCATTGATGAACCATAGCTGTTGCCCAAATGTGATTGTGACTTACAAGGGAACCTTGGCTGAAGTCAGAGCTGTTAGAGAGATTGAGCCTGGAGAGGAG ATTTTTAGCAGCTACATTGACCTGCTGTATCCcacagaagacagaaatgaCCGGTTAAGAGACTCCTATTTTTTTAGCTGTGATTGCAGGGAGTGCGTTACAAAAGAAAAG GATAAAGAGAAATTGGAAATCTGCAAGCTGAATGATCCTCCGTCAGCAGAGACAGTAAAGGACATGATCAAATATGCCCGGAACGTGATTGAGGAATTCAGGAGAGCCAAACACTACAAAT CCCCTAGCGAATTACTGGAGATCTGTGAACTCAGCCTGGACAAGATGGGTGCAGTGTTTGAAGACAGCAATGTTTATATGTTACATATGATGTACCAGGCCATGGGTGTCTGTCTCTACGTGCAGGACTGGGAAGGTGCACTGCGTTATGGGCAAAAAATTATCAGACCGTACAG TAAACATTATCCCTCATACTCGCTGAATGTTGCCTCCATGTGGCTGAAATTAGGGAGACTGTACATGGCACTGAAGAACAGGACGGCTGGAGTTAAAGCCCTGAAGAGG gcAATTGCTATCATGGAAGTAGCACATGGGAAAGATCATCCATACATTTCAGAGATCAAAAAGGAATTAGAGGACCACTGA